In one window of Temnothorax longispinosus isolate EJ_2023e chromosome 9, Tlon_JGU_v1, whole genome shotgun sequence DNA:
- the Ugalt gene encoding UDP-galactose translocator isoform X1 has product MNKTSQRTGQTLKYVSLVTLTLQNAMVGLSMRYSRTRAGDMFLSSTAVVMAEAVKLLTCLVLVYIEEGSFEKFYKALHMTIVKQPIDTLKVCVPSLLYIIQNNLLYVSASNLDAATHQVTYQLKILTTAFFAVTILRRSLHSTQWGALVLLVVGVVLVQLAQSVKAPLPSGIEQNHWLGFSAALSACFLSGFAGIYFEKILKGSDISVWMRNVQLSVLSIPFGLGTCFLHDGNVMRKQGFFFGYDLFICYLVVLQAGGGLIVAMVVKYADNILKGFATSLAIIISCIASIYLFDFHLSFQFTLGAFLVICSIFLYSHQPKPAALDKHTSAEKV; this is encoded by the exons ATGAACAAGACTTCGCAAA GAACTGGACAAACATTGAAGTACGTGAGCTTGGTTACTCTCACGCTTCAAAATGCCATGGTTGGCCTCAGCATGCGATATTCCCGTACCAGAGCAGGGGATATGTTCCTCTCTTCCACCG CTGTTGTGATGGCTGAAGCAGTCAAGTTGCTTACCTGCCTTGTACTAGTATATATCGAAGAGGGAAGCtttgagaaattttacaaagcATTACATATGACAATCGTGAAGCAACCTATCGACACCTTGAAAGTTTGTGTGCCATCCCTTCTGTACATTATTCAGAACAATTTACTTTATGTTTCTGCATCCAATTTGGATGCAGCCACACATCAG GTGACCTATCAGTTGAAAATTTTGACGACGGCCTTCTTCGCAGTGACGATATTACGTAGATCTTTACACTCTACCCAGTGGGGTGCTCTCGTGCTCTTGGTCGTCGGAGTGGTCCTGGTACAATTGGCGCAAAGTGTGAAAGCGCCGTTACCCTCGGGCATCGAACAAAACCATTGGCTGGGTTTTTCCGCCGCTTTAAGCGCGTGTTTCCTGTCTGGCTTCGCGGGAATTTACTTCGAGAAGATACTCAAGGGCTCTGACATTTCCGTGTGGATGCGAAACGTGCAACTGAGCGTGTTGTCCATACCGTTCGGCCTAGGCACATGTTTTCTACACGACGGTAATGTCATGCGCAAGCAGGGCTTCTTCTTCGGCTACGACCTGTTCATTTGCTACCTGGTGGTCCTGCAAGCGGGTGGTGGACTGATCGTAGCCATGGTAGTCAAATACGCTGACAACATACTGAAAGGATTCGCCACGTCCCTGGCTATCATAATTTCCTGCATAGCTTCCATTTATCTGTTCGACTTTCATCTGTCGTTCCAGTTTACTCTGGGCGCGTTCCTCGTCATCTGTTCGATTTTCCTCTACAGCCATCAGCCGAAACCCGCGGCCCTCGATAAGCATACGTCCGCTGAGAAAGTCTGA
- the Ugalt gene encoding UDP-galactose/UDP-N-acetylglucosamine transporter srf-3 isoform X2 has product MAEAVKLLTCLVLVYIEEGSFEKFYKALHMTIVKQPIDTLKVCVPSLLYIIQNNLLYVSASNLDAATHQVTYQLKILTTAFFAVTILRRSLHSTQWGALVLLVVGVVLVQLAQSVKAPLPSGIEQNHWLGFSAALSACFLSGFAGIYFEKILKGSDISVWMRNVQLSVLSIPFGLGTCFLHDGNVMRKQGFFFGYDLFICYLVVLQAGGGLIVAMVVKYADNILKGFATSLAIIISCIASIYLFDFHLSFQFTLGAFLVICSIFLYSHQPKPAALDKHTSAEKV; this is encoded by the exons ATGGCTGAAGCAGTCAAGTTGCTTACCTGCCTTGTACTAGTATATATCGAAGAGGGAAGCtttgagaaattttacaaagcATTACATATGACAATCGTGAAGCAACCTATCGACACCTTGAAAGTTTGTGTGCCATCCCTTCTGTACATTATTCAGAACAATTTACTTTATGTTTCTGCATCCAATTTGGATGCAGCCACACATCAG GTGACCTATCAGTTGAAAATTTTGACGACGGCCTTCTTCGCAGTGACGATATTACGTAGATCTTTACACTCTACCCAGTGGGGTGCTCTCGTGCTCTTGGTCGTCGGAGTGGTCCTGGTACAATTGGCGCAAAGTGTGAAAGCGCCGTTACCCTCGGGCATCGAACAAAACCATTGGCTGGGTTTTTCCGCCGCTTTAAGCGCGTGTTTCCTGTCTGGCTTCGCGGGAATTTACTTCGAGAAGATACTCAAGGGCTCTGACATTTCCGTGTGGATGCGAAACGTGCAACTGAGCGTGTTGTCCATACCGTTCGGCCTAGGCACATGTTTTCTACACGACGGTAATGTCATGCGCAAGCAGGGCTTCTTCTTCGGCTACGACCTGTTCATTTGCTACCTGGTGGTCCTGCAAGCGGGTGGTGGACTGATCGTAGCCATGGTAGTCAAATACGCTGACAACATACTGAAAGGATTCGCCACGTCCCTGGCTATCATAATTTCCTGCATAGCTTCCATTTATCTGTTCGACTTTCATCTGTCGTTCCAGTTTACTCTGGGCGCGTTCCTCGTCATCTGTTCGATTTTCCTCTACAGCCATCAGCCGAAACCCGCGGCCCTCGATAAGCATACGTCCGCTGAGAAAGTCTGA
- the LOC139819554 gene encoding zinc finger matrin-type protein 2: MSMRPDDHRRKWNREEYERIALQRLQDEIAEEDLGIPKQPAVKRELLKQRDYKVDLESKLGKSVVINKNTPSSQTGGYYCNVCDCVVKDSINFLDHINGTKHQRNLGMSMKIERSSLEQVKARFAQNKKKLEEKKKDYDLEQRVKELKEEEEKIKEYRKEKRKDKKRKIEELNEDDAGPSDEMAAIMGFSGFGSKKK, encoded by the exons aTGTCTATG cGACCTGATGATCACCGAAGGAAATGGAACCGCGAGGAATATGAGAGGATAGCACTTCAAAGACTCCAAGATGAGATTGCGGAGGAAGACTTAGGGATTCCCAAGCAGCCAGCAGTTAAAAGGGAATTGTTGAAGCAAAGAGATTACAAAGTTGATCTCGAATCTAAACTAGGAAAGAGTGTGGTCATCAATAAAAATACGCCCTCGTCGCAAACCGGAGG gTACTACTGCAATGTTTGCGACTGTGTTGTCAAAGATTCAATCAATTTCTTGGACCATATCAATGGGACAAAAC ATCAACGTAATCTGGGCATGTCCATGAAGATAGAGCGATCTTCATTGGAGCAAGTTAAGGCCAGATTTGCGCAAAACAAAAAGAAGctcgaggaaaaaaagaaagattatgATTTGGAGCAACGAGTAAAAGAACTGAAGGAAGag GAAGAAAAAATCAAAGAGTACAGAAAGGAGAAGCGAAaggataaaaagagaaagattgaGGAACTCAACGAGGATGATGCAGGACCTTCCGACGAGATGGCCGCGATCATGGGATTCTCTGGATTTGGCTCgaaaaaaaagtga
- the LOC139819551 gene encoding proton channel OtopLc isoform X1 yields the protein MSRTLQPIEESNPGKSSASNEQHDKDSLNETGSTTGGTVEGAPSGGPSRGDRTKDKEDHASAQASTSAPPARSLVSRILARTRSPQDLLDHSEPYSQLWVVLSNVYGELIVVLTLAVCLAEVMDTPVPLLSLQGVFLMYLYVGSIAVIIGIYIWVLVDSCGSLSRGGNGLGDAELGGASLTRFGSLKRAHISRARTAPTSFYIRVGALLFGLATLVFNGLEMAMHSMMQGAECLTDVVFVHPVLHGLFTFLQMHFLFVNSQVLVERFGLAARFGFTHLAATNVAVWARLVIWDTAQEWTYFVHLAQHEQQTSVSPLSLRGFPGSLTRHSRDLLDNSAKKGGTFKPYQPVSNEQISQVIALQECLNTNTLGQLWTSSMPFLYPFIVQFSLIAAAVTFVMGQNVGRGRLTKQKFHGSKDLSSHSRVGCDGSSKGLFLGILCMVAGIVVILIFLVVREDENFPSATLSWLTCGTLIGILTLSSLMTASGLVQVRQISVVMRAPAALDSLLSNVSLFGVQLYSVFTIVVCACSLAMSDQDETEDTRARHIMLLSMSILQLVQCFAQSTLIAETSRRSCITRFQMLAKPGRQVITFLLFSNAVLWAFDTVITQNWLSQELQLRFFGVLAWGVLSRIGLPLLIFYRFHSCVLLLEAWNKCYRTPRGEHPLN from the exons ATGTCGCGAACTCTGCAGCCGATCGAGGAATCCAACCCCGGCAAGTCATCGG CGAGCAATGAGCAGCACGACAAGGATAGCCTGAACGAGACCGGAAGTACGACGGGTGGCACCGTGGAGGGCGCGCCGAGTGGTGGCCCCAGCAGGGGTGACAGGACCAAGGACAAGGAGGACCACGCGTCCGCGCAGGCATCCACCTCGGCGCCACCGGCGAGATCCTTGGTCTCCAGAATCCTGGCAAGGACACGGTCGCCTCAGGACCTGCTAGATCATTCGGAACCCTA CTCGCAATTATGGGTGGTTCTCTCAAACGTGTACGGCGAGCTGATCGTCGTATTAACATTGGCGGTGTGCTTGGCCGAGGTCATGGACACGCCTGTGCCACTGCTCAGCTTGCAG GGGGTATTTCTCATGTATCTCTACGTGGGCAGCATCGCCGTCATCATCGGCATCTACATATGGGTGCTGGTCGACAGTTGCGGCAGCTTAAGCCGAGGTGGTAACGGGCTCGGAGACGCGGAACTCGGTGGCGCGTCGCTCACCAGATTCGGATCATTAAAACGGGCGCACATCTCCAGAGCCAGGACGGCGCCGACCAGTTTCTATATACGAGTCGGAGCGCTCT TGTTCGGCCTGGCGACGCTGGTCTTCAACGGCCTGGAGATGGCAATGCACTCGATGATGCAGGGTGCCGAGTGCTTGACCGACGTGGTCTTTGTGCATCCGGTGCTGCACGGCTTGTTCACCTTCTTGCAGATGCACTTTCTCTTCGTAAACTCGCAG GTGCTCGTAGAGCGCTTCGGTCTTGCAGCCAGATTCGGTTTCACGCATCTCGCGGCCACCAATGTCGCGGTCTGGGCGCGTCTGGTGATTTGGGATACAGCGCAAGAGTGGACTTACTTCGTACACTTGGCGCAACACGAGCAGCAAACGTCCGTATCTCCCCTGAGTCTTCGAGGATTCCCCGGATCCTTGACGAGACACTCGCGGGATCTTCTAG ATAATTCGGCGAAGAAGGGAGGCACCTTCAAGCCCTATCAACCTGTTTCGAACGAGCAAATCTCGCAAGTAATCGCGTTGCAAGAATGCTTGAACACTAATACCTTGGGACAGCTGTGGACTTCAAGCATGCCCTTCTTATATCCCTTTATCGTACAATTTAG TTTGATCGCCGCGGCGGTGACCTTCGTGATGGGTCAGAACGTCGGTCGGGGTCGATTGACTAAACAAAAATTCCACGGCAGCAAAGACTTGAGTAGCCACAGCCGGGTAGGTTGCGACGGTTCTAGCAAGGGCCTCTTCCTGGGTATTCTTTGCATGGTCGCCGGTATCGTGGTGATCCTCATCTTCCTCGTCGTGCGAGAGGACGAGAACTTCCCCTCCGCCACGTTGTCGTGGCTCACGTGCGGCACTCTGATCGGCATCCTGACGCTGAGCAGCCTGATGACGGCCAGTGGTCTCGTGCAGGTGCGTCAGATCTCGGTGGTGATGCGAGCACCGGCCGCCCTGGACAGCCTTCTGTCGAACGTGTCGCTCTTCGGGGTGCAACTCTACTCCGTATTCACCATCGTGGTGTGCGCCTGTTCGCTGGCCATGTCGGATCAGGACGAGACCGAGGACACGCGGGCCAGACACATCATGCTGCTGTCGATGTCGATCCTGCAGCTGGTGCAGTGCTTCGCGCAGAGCACGCTGATCGCCGAGACCTCGCGACGCTCGTGCATAACGCGCTTCCAAATGCTGGCGAAACCCGGGCGCCAAGTGATCACCTTCCTACTGTTCAGCAACGCCGTGCTCTGGGCCTTCGACACCGTGATCACGCAGAATTGGCTGTCGCAGGAGCTGCAGCTACGATTCTTCGGCGTGCTCGCCTGGGGCGTGTTGTCCAGGATCGGGCTACCCCTACTAATTTTCTATAGGTTCCACAGCTGCGTGCTGTTGCTGGAGGCGTGGAACAAGTGTTACAGAACGCCACGGGGAGAGCACCCTCTCAACTGA
- the LOC139819555 gene encoding uncharacterized protein isoform X2 — protein MTRVYLLIFCYILNSALSEPTTWLMQGEAFTKDEATSRLVQLDSHKSYLPVSTRAEVYYRARPGKLITCVIAASVRQRGHVSVVEGGYGAREVRIRYMTENGEPDEFFVLIQAARREPVSVEGNVVRSSRLGVVYEPMTNWTREEIEDALRNNTDIFPS, from the exons ATGACGCGCGTTTATCTTCTAATCTTctgttacattttaaattccGCACTAAGCGAGCC AACTACGTGGCTGATGCAGGGCGAAGCGTTCACCAAGGACGAAGCGACGTCCCGACTCGTCCAGCTGGACAGCCACAAGTCGTACCTTCCGGTGAGCACTAGAGCGGAGGTGTACTACAGGGCTCGACCGGGCAAGCTCATCACCTGCGTGATCGCCGCGTCCGTCCGCCAGCGAGGCCACGTGAGCGTGGTGGAGGGCGGCTACGGAGCCAGGGAGGTCCGGATCCGTTACATGACGGAAAACGGCGAGCCAGACGAATTTTTCGTTCTCATACAGGCCGCGAGAAGGGAGCCGGTGTCCGTCGAGGGAAACGTCGTGAGAAGCTCGAGACTGGGCGTCGTCTACGAACCCATGACGAATTGGACCCGCGAGGAGATAGAGGACGCCTTACGCAATAACACCGATATTTTTCCATCGTAA
- the LOC139819555 gene encoding uncharacterized protein isoform X1, protein MAVLPYDPWIIQDPPRGLMHDPIATKTTWLMQGEAFTKDEATSRLVQLDSHKSYLPVSTRAEVYYRARPGKLITCVIAASVRQRGHVSVVEGGYGAREVRIRYMTENGEPDEFFVLIQAARREPVSVEGNVVRSSRLGVVYEPMTNWTREEIEDALRNNTDIFPS, encoded by the exons ATGGCTGTACTTCCGTACGATCCTTGGATCATTCAAGATCCGCCACGAGGGTTAATGCACGATCCGATCGCAACAAA AACTACGTGGCTGATGCAGGGCGAAGCGTTCACCAAGGACGAAGCGACGTCCCGACTCGTCCAGCTGGACAGCCACAAGTCGTACCTTCCGGTGAGCACTAGAGCGGAGGTGTACTACAGGGCTCGACCGGGCAAGCTCATCACCTGCGTGATCGCCGCGTCCGTCCGCCAGCGAGGCCACGTGAGCGTGGTGGAGGGCGGCTACGGAGCCAGGGAGGTCCGGATCCGTTACATGACGGAAAACGGCGAGCCAGACGAATTTTTCGTTCTCATACAGGCCGCGAGAAGGGAGCCGGTGTCCGTCGAGGGAAACGTCGTGAGAAGCTCGAGACTGGGCGTCGTCTACGAACCCATGACGAATTGGACCCGCGAGGAGATAGAGGACGCCTTACGCAATAACACCGATATTTTTCCATCGTAA
- the LOC139819551 gene encoding proton channel OtopLc isoform X2: MDTPVPLLSLQGVFLMYLYVGSIAVIIGIYIWVLVDSCGSLSRGGNGLGDAELGGASLTRFGSLKRAHISRARTAPTSFYIRVGALLFGLATLVFNGLEMAMHSMMQGAECLTDVVFVHPVLHGLFTFLQMHFLFVNSQVLVERFGLAARFGFTHLAATNVAVWARLVIWDTAQEWTYFVHLAQHEQQTSVSPLSLRGFPGSLTRHSRDLLDNSAKKGGTFKPYQPVSNEQISQVIALQECLNTNTLGQLWTSSMPFLYPFIVQFSLIAAAVTFVMGQNVGRGRLTKQKFHGSKDLSSHSRVGCDGSSKGLFLGILCMVAGIVVILIFLVVREDENFPSATLSWLTCGTLIGILTLSSLMTASGLVQVRQISVVMRAPAALDSLLSNVSLFGVQLYSVFTIVVCACSLAMSDQDETEDTRARHIMLLSMSILQLVQCFAQSTLIAETSRRSCITRFQMLAKPGRQVITFLLFSNAVLWAFDTVITQNWLSQELQLRFFGVLAWGVLSRIGLPLLIFYRFHSCVLLLEAWNKCYRTPRGEHPLN; encoded by the exons ATGGACACGCCTGTGCCACTGCTCAGCTTGCAG GGGGTATTTCTCATGTATCTCTACGTGGGCAGCATCGCCGTCATCATCGGCATCTACATATGGGTGCTGGTCGACAGTTGCGGCAGCTTAAGCCGAGGTGGTAACGGGCTCGGAGACGCGGAACTCGGTGGCGCGTCGCTCACCAGATTCGGATCATTAAAACGGGCGCACATCTCCAGAGCCAGGACGGCGCCGACCAGTTTCTATATACGAGTCGGAGCGCTCT TGTTCGGCCTGGCGACGCTGGTCTTCAACGGCCTGGAGATGGCAATGCACTCGATGATGCAGGGTGCCGAGTGCTTGACCGACGTGGTCTTTGTGCATCCGGTGCTGCACGGCTTGTTCACCTTCTTGCAGATGCACTTTCTCTTCGTAAACTCGCAG GTGCTCGTAGAGCGCTTCGGTCTTGCAGCCAGATTCGGTTTCACGCATCTCGCGGCCACCAATGTCGCGGTCTGGGCGCGTCTGGTGATTTGGGATACAGCGCAAGAGTGGACTTACTTCGTACACTTGGCGCAACACGAGCAGCAAACGTCCGTATCTCCCCTGAGTCTTCGAGGATTCCCCGGATCCTTGACGAGACACTCGCGGGATCTTCTAG ATAATTCGGCGAAGAAGGGAGGCACCTTCAAGCCCTATCAACCTGTTTCGAACGAGCAAATCTCGCAAGTAATCGCGTTGCAAGAATGCTTGAACACTAATACCTTGGGACAGCTGTGGACTTCAAGCATGCCCTTCTTATATCCCTTTATCGTACAATTTAG TTTGATCGCCGCGGCGGTGACCTTCGTGATGGGTCAGAACGTCGGTCGGGGTCGATTGACTAAACAAAAATTCCACGGCAGCAAAGACTTGAGTAGCCACAGCCGGGTAGGTTGCGACGGTTCTAGCAAGGGCCTCTTCCTGGGTATTCTTTGCATGGTCGCCGGTATCGTGGTGATCCTCATCTTCCTCGTCGTGCGAGAGGACGAGAACTTCCCCTCCGCCACGTTGTCGTGGCTCACGTGCGGCACTCTGATCGGCATCCTGACGCTGAGCAGCCTGATGACGGCCAGTGGTCTCGTGCAGGTGCGTCAGATCTCGGTGGTGATGCGAGCACCGGCCGCCCTGGACAGCCTTCTGTCGAACGTGTCGCTCTTCGGGGTGCAACTCTACTCCGTATTCACCATCGTGGTGTGCGCCTGTTCGCTGGCCATGTCGGATCAGGACGAGACCGAGGACACGCGGGCCAGACACATCATGCTGCTGTCGATGTCGATCCTGCAGCTGGTGCAGTGCTTCGCGCAGAGCACGCTGATCGCCGAGACCTCGCGACGCTCGTGCATAACGCGCTTCCAAATGCTGGCGAAACCCGGGCGCCAAGTGATCACCTTCCTACTGTTCAGCAACGCCGTGCTCTGGGCCTTCGACACCGTGATCACGCAGAATTGGCTGTCGCAGGAGCTGCAGCTACGATTCTTCGGCGTGCTCGCCTGGGGCGTGTTGTCCAGGATCGGGCTACCCCTACTAATTTTCTATAGGTTCCACAGCTGCGTGCTGTTGCTGGAGGCGTGGAACAAGTGTTACAGAACGCCACGGGGAGAGCACCCTCTCAACTGA